ttatttttgtcttttatttttatttttatttcttcacttttgtttttattttcttgcttaggTACCTTGGTTTAAGATGGCTTTGGACACTCCTAATAATCAAGATCCACCCCAGCTCCACCTGCTAGACTTCATTTGTGGAACATCCAACGTCTCGTGATAGCAGCTTCCCCACATTGTATCTGACTAAGTGATGGGGTTAGAAATTACGAGCTCAAGACCTTGCATTTTAATATGCTTTCTATTTTTTATGGTCTACCTAATGAAGACTTGCTATCTTTTATCTGAGAATTTTAGGTGGTGCAAACTTTTCCATTGAGTGGGATATCAGAAGATGATCTGCAGATGAGGTGTTTTCCCTATTGCCTCATGGACTGTGCTAAATCTTGGCTGCTAAACTTTCCTGAGGGATCCTTGAGAATTTGGGAAGATGTTTACAATATCTTTATGACCAAGTAGTAAGAAAACTATTAATCTAAGGAATAAGATTTGGTCCTTTGCTCAAATAGAGGGAGAGCCTATTCACGAAACTTGGGAACGATTTATGCTATTGCCTACTCAATGTCCTCATCACCAGTATTTGTTAGCTCTACAAGTGCAGTTTTTCTATGATGGACTAACTTTCATAACTCAAAACATGGTAGATTTTGCAGCAGGATGGTATATTCGTGATAAAACTCCGAAAGAATTGGTTGCAATATATGTGTTACTTTCTAATAACTCTCAACAAAAAACAAGTTGAGGTAAAGGAGCAAGTGTTAAGAAAATATCTACTTCTAAGGATTTGGGCTCAAAAGTAGCCGAACTGAGTCGTCAGATGCATCAGATGCAATTATTGCTAAAAGGCGAAACTCAGTCTCCAGAACCATGTTCCAATGAATGATTTCTTTTTAATACACATAATGAGGGGCAGAGAAATCTCCCAAATTTATCATGGAAAAAGCTGGGGATCACTCCTGTGGGACCACCTAGGTTCCCAGGTCAGCCACAGGGATCTCAATATCTACCTTCGCCTGCTCAAGAAAAGAAGTTGAGTGTTGAAAACGTGATGTTACAATGCATGTGGAAATTGGAGCAAATAGCTCAATCTCAACAAGTTTCTATTCAAAGTTTGGAGAGACAAGTAGGCCAATTGGCTAAGAGGCTAACTGAAAGGGAGCCAAGCAAACATACTTGTACTATTGAAGTGAACTCAAAGGAGGCTACAATGGCAATAAAATAAAACCGGTACTTGAGAAGTGTTGGATGATCCAGGAGTTAAAATAAAACCGGTACTTGAGAAGAAAAATAAGGTTAAAGTGGGTGATGGAAGTGAAAAATTTGAGAATGAGCATGATGGCTTGGGCAAAAAGGGTGAAGACGATCAATGTATAAAATTGCCTGAAGGTAAAATTGATGTGCCACCTATCCTCTTCCAGCAAAGGTTTAAGAAGAAGGCAATTGATGAGATGTATCAGAAGTTCATGGATATGCTTGGGAAGTTACAAGTCaatatgcctttttttttttgaaaatttggtaaatatTCCTGCATATGCAAAGTTCTTAAAGGAGATAGtgtctaataaaaaaaaattaaaggacTTTGCAGAGGTGTCTTTTACTGATAAATGCAGTGCAGTGCTTCAAATCGTCTTCCAATTAAGATGAAAGATCCAAGGAGTTTTATTGTGCCCTATCAATTTGAGCATATGCTTGCTGAGAAGTATTTATGTGACCTTGGATCTAGTGTTAATTTGATGCCTTTATCATTTTTCAGGAAATTGAAGTTTGCCAACCTAGTACCTACTCAAGTGATTCTGCAATTGGCTGATCATTCAGTGCGTTATCCAATGGGCATTGTAGAAGATCTATTGGTTAAAGTTGGTCAACTTTATTTTACTCCTGATTTTATTGTTCTTGATATGGAAGAAGATATTTCTATACCTATTATCCTTGATAGAAGGTTCTTAGCTATGGGGGGAGCTAATATAGATTTACTTGAAAAACAATTAACTTTAAGGGTTGgtaaagagaaagaagaatttAATGTTTTTGAACCCTTAAAATACTCTTCGTATAAGGAATTTTGCTCCTATATTGCTGCTACTGATGATTTGTATGGTAAGAGATATGTCTTAGAGTAGGATATAGGATTTATGCCTTTGCATGATCATCACTCATATTGCTTTCTAGTTTGGGTTAATAGGTTGTGTGTTTAACCCCTATTTATAGTTTTTACTTGTCTTTTAGAAAGATAGGATGGGTTCCCGAGCTTGACTATTGGATGGTAGCTGGCAATTTCCTTTCCATTTCGCTTGGTCATTGGAATTCATTTGTTATCAGGGGAGTTTCATTTTCTACtcttttattgttattatttctttattttatccCCAACATCGAGGACAATGTTGTCTTAAGTGTAGGGGAGGGGTGAATGAGTGAAGTgaaatttttgtgaaatgtttggttaaaattttcaaaattttgttcttATTATTGATTCCCTGAAATACAATGGCTTATAGTTcaagtgttattatttttaagtttatTTGTGTGAAAGCTTTAGAGTGcttctttggtgaatatttggtattttgagactttttcaatttttggcaaacttttCTAGGTATTGTAAATATTTCTCTAACATTTTTCTTGTGAATTGGGCATAATTGTTAATCTTAATTCTCCATGTTTTTGGGATATGAAGTAGGTTTTTGTGTTCTTATTCATGGTTATATGCTTATTTTATTAAAGTGAAGTACACTCCGCTAGTTGTCCTtgcttagtaaccgggagttttcacctaaaaatgtcgattttcaGGTCAAAAGGTGATGATAGTTATGAGTATGCGATTCTTAAGCAGTGAAAAGTTGAGTAATTGGGTTCCTTTATTTAGAAGATGTTGGAATTTGTGTCAAAAGACTTGAACGGCTATGAATTAAATATATTCCCCTTGTTAAAATGTAAAAAAGCTTAAGTGTGgaagaatttgaagaaaaagaaagagaaaaataaataaataagtgaaaaaAAACGTGGATCATAATAATAGCCTATGGATCCATGTGGTtatatatttgagattttgcttaataattgGGCCATTTGTGAGGAAATGGTTGCTAAATATTTTATATACCTAATTTACTTAGCCAGGCGAAAAAGGTATATGGCATTAAAGGCTAAGAAAAGAAGTGTCTCTTTGGTTTTCATTATTAACACTTGATACTTGTTTAGAATAGTTGCTTTGATAATAATAAGTCTTGAATATAGCCATTGTTTGCATTCAATgggttttttttcttcttgtgcTTGAGGACAATCATAGACTAAGTGTGGGGAAGTTTGATAGGGTGTATTTTGTATTACATTTATATGTACAAGTTGctaattaattatattatttGAGCTTCATTTTGAATAGAAGCTATTTAATTTTGctcttatatttttttaataggtCAAGAGTTCAATTGGAGAGAAAGTGGACCAAAAACATGGCGTGAAAAAGTAATGGAAGAACAAAGCATGAAGAGTAAGAGGTTTGGTAGGATTGACAACTGTCAGTATTTTGACAATAACTTGAGTTAGGCAAgttggattgaaatgattcttcaTTTTACAAATCTTATGAGACATCAAAGTTTGGTTCTCATGTTTTCATAGCCAAATATTCAAGATACTAAAGTATAGTTGCCCTACAAAGTTCTTCTAACTAATTCTTAGTATTTTGGACATATCTCAGCATTCAAACCACCAAATGATATGATTCTTGTAGCATTAGAAAGATAATTCAAAGAGCTACAAATTTGATGTTTTGAGCAAGAGCTGATTCAGCCTTGTTGATGGAGATTTTTGGTCTTGAAATGGATCAGCTCGCAGATCGAAGCGATCCGTCTGCAAATCACATGTAACTAGCACCGGTCTTAAGTTCGGTCTTCTTGCCGTTATTCCTGTGGTCCTAACACCGATGCCGGTCTTTAGAGCGGTGTTTGAGATGGTGTTCATCAGAAAAGTGTGTGAAATTGTCATTTTTCAGCTAAATCCAATTCTACCCCATTTTGGATACTATTTTAAAAAAACTATAAATAGGGGCTATCTAGAATGTTTTTAGGGGTGGAAAATATTAGTCTAGTCTAGTTTTAACATCTTTTCATAGTTTATCTTTGAGAGATCAAAATCAAATAGAGGCAAATCAAGGAGCGCGCAAggagaagattggagcaagcaactgagaaattttcttaataattttcttATCATTGTAGCAACTCTTTGAATATGTGGTTTTAATTTCCAAATCATGTTGAACTAAATTATttctagggttagggtttttATGAAAGAATTTAATTAATTCTTCTAGTTTAATTTCTTGCCATTTGCTATGATTTATTTATCTTGATTTAATTACATGTTTATACTTGGCCACCATAGACATgctcttagggtttgtattAAATTGAGGAAGGAGATACAATCGTGCACTAGATAAAAAAACATATTTAGTCTAATTATGTGAGTAGTTTAAAATTTATATGACACATTTATTTCACCAATGTTCTTAAAGGATTTAATTGAATACTTGCGATTTCAAGAGATATGTAGGATTTAATTAGGTACAATTTAGATATATCGAGAGATAATCTAAAGTATAATTGTGTGATACGTTCATAGTTTGTTAAgaaattaattagataattgaCTCAAATTCTAGATTAAAACTTGAAACCTTAGACTCATGTTTATTGTTTTCTCAGGACTACTTTATTTGAattgattattattttattatttagttagAAAATACAACttcttgaatttaaattttttattttgttagaaTAATTAAAGTAGAAAATTAACTTGTCTATGTGAGTTCGACCCTGGAATACTCCAGGTAATTTATTACTATGATCGACCTATGAGCTTGTAGGAATTCGTTGATCTATTTCGTTATAGTTAAGCCAAAATATcattattttattaaatataaaCTAATCACATAAATTACATCCAATATACATACACAAATAAAATAGATACTACAGATTTgaaatattaataaaaattacactatGAACCtctaaaaatactcaaaaaataaatcaCTTGTAGTTCCAAAGACTTGTATGCATGCTTCCAACTACCTGTTTTCATCCATCAAATCTATTAGTGAATTGATTCAAATCCAAATGTTAAGGTGAGATCTGACGAAATAGATCTAAGAAATCATATATCTCACAatcaaatatgaaaaaaaattcttagatctaagaaaagaaatagaaaatctATACAAAACTCTCACTAGAAATATCTAAGAGAGAGAAAACTATCACTAGAAAATCATAGTTGGAAGAAACTTTTATTAGGAAAACTTTAGAAAAGACTTTATCACAAAcacaaaaagaaagggaaaacaaaTGACATTGGAGGTCCATGGAGGAAAATGTTCTATTTGCAAGGGAAGGAAAAATTAGAGAGAAGGAGGAGAATTCAAGTTTAGAGAGAAATATTCATAGCAATGGATTGGCTCTTACCCAAATCTAACAACCTAACGTTTGTTTTATTGGTTTGGTTCTAATTCAACTTATGCCTTATTCAACTCTAGACCCTTTAAGAGAAGTATGAGTCTAGATTTGTATAATACAAGTCTAGATCTAGAACTAGACCTAAACCTTATCCAAACCTAAGAAACGCTTTAACTATGAATTGACAATCTAGTTGAAAAAAgtggagaaatttgaaaatattcAAGCTTAACTGTTGGATGTAGATCAAAGTTTTGAAGGAAATACAATTAGAGGAAGAGGAAGGGAAAAGAGGCAGGAGGGGAAGGAGGGAAAGggaggaggaaaaaaaagaggggaTGGGTAAGATTGGTGGTGTCAGTATTGGTAGCCGGGAGAGGAAGGAGGGAAAAAAAGAGGGGATGAGTAAGATAGGTGGCGTCAGTGTTGGTGGCCGACAGTGACAGCCAGCAGTGACAACCGGTGGTGGGAGGAAGGAGGTCAATGGTGGGGTTGGGGAGAAAGAAGGGGAGAGgcaagaaaggaaaggaaaaaagaaagagaaaaaactttttaactttttcacaTTCCAAAAGACAATAGTTTTTCTTGACATTTCTATAATAAACTACAGTAAATTTTTAGATAAATTCCCACAAAAATACACTATCCAAGTAGAAGCCATATATTTCTTCCTTAAGTGTGATCACCAAATGTGAGGTTAAAGAGTTGGTACATAAGTTTCATTAAACATTGGGGAGAGAGATGGGTTTGATGGTATAAGGGAGGAAACGTAAACGAGAGGTTCCAAGTTTGATAACTTCCGCTTAtcctaaaaaaaaagtttgattgAACGTTCAAAAGTAAGTATTAGAACTATTGATGCCAAATAGTGGTTCAACCGGTCACGATGCTTCACATTTGTCAAGTTCTGACAATGGAATAACTAATGAGTATGGAttgaatgagaaaagaaaaatgaggaatgTAGTTTTAGTTCTTCATATTTGGCTTGTGTGTTAAAGTAGTGTCTAATGTTTCGATAAACAAAATATATGGTTATCAAAGTTTCTGATTTTAGGCAGATCTAAAATAACTAATGGAAAATTACAATTTCCAACTGTGAAAGTCATATTAGAATTAGTCAAAAGTTTTGATTTTGGATATtttatccttaatattttaaatTCCAATCAATATAGTTCCTTATGTTTCAAATAGTTATGTTGAAGACTTTCAAATGAGATGAAATGTGAATTAATTTAAatgcataacacatgagttctcaaatcttcataaaaaagttaaaaaaaagaaaaaaaatccccACAAAGTCCCTAAAAGCACTTCAAATTGGCACACCACTATCTTTTAGCCTAAAGAGCATTCTTTTTTAACTAAATTTATTACAATTGAATaacaatatataaaaatatgtaaaaagaACAAATTGTGGGAAGAAGAGAATCCTAAttttaatatataattttattctAAATACTATTGTGCAACTTGTTGTATGATGTGTCAATGTAGGCTTGAATTGGTTGTAGTTAGGCATTAGGATTACAGTAACAAGTAAACGTAATTACTAATACTAGGAGGGGATCACCGCGCGATGCGCGGTGTTAATTAAATGTTGCCCAGAAAATGCCCTGATTTTTGAGTGAAGATATCATAAATCGGACGTATTGCATTTAAGCTATTTGGGTATAAAACGattaagttttttaaaaaacaatGTCGTAAGAAAACGCGAGTAAATTAATGTTTGAATTTAAGATGGTGTTGAGAAAAAGGAcgaaaagaaaacaattgagtCGAATAAAATTGAAGCTCACGAGTATGATTTTACTTCGTGAAGACATGGGACGAACTGTGCGGAGAAGTAAATGGGAGGttttaaatattaaacaatGAGTAAACACTTCTAAATTTTCTATTATTCTGTGGAGGATTGATTTGTCTGTGTTGGTTACAAAGCTACAACAAGCATTAATTTTGATGTTGTTCAAGCCTTTGTatattgtttatttatttttttgtatgtaACATGAAAATTGGACAAACTAACGCGACAACTCTGGATAAGAGAATGGAAGTGCGATGTATGGTACGAAGCAAGGATTTTGTATACAACAATCTATTTCCACAGTCAACGGAAATGTTTCTTAACCGAAGTTTATTGATCGGAGAATCAAATAACCCTTTGATAAATAGAAAGGTGGAATGGCTAGTGTATTTGATTTTCATGGCATAACAGGCCATTTATATGAAATTAGTTACTGATTAATTATTGATTATGCGGGAAAAAGGAGCAGCAATAATAGATGCTAGGTATTTGTAATGTACTTGCTGCATGCTTGATTTGAGTGAAATATAGCCATATTGAGCCTGAATGTAGTGTTTTCTTCAATGGTATTAAAAACTGGAACACTGTACGATGAAGAGTTTGAAGAGAAAAGCGAACTTAGTTTATAGAGAAAGGCATGTTGCAGAAGTTACGTACAATGAGGACAATTAGAATAAACTTTGAAGGTGCAAGACCATGGAAAGACTTTCTCGACTCCATTATCATCAAATACTAAAACTGTGAAGGTAGTTGATGATTCTGGAATGAAGACAAGGATGTCATTGTGCTGCAACTGATGCTGAAGAACGAAGCTTCTCCAatttgtttttagttttttccCTTTCACACCAACCTGTGTAAGTTTCTCTCCAGTTCTAATAAGAAGGGTTGGAGTTTTGTGTCCATTAACAAAGTGATCGACGAATCTTGGGATTTTCTAATAGAAAAGAACGAAAGTGAGATGCGAGAATAGAATATATAGGAAAAAGAAACAGTGCAAGGATAGGTTACCAATGTGTTTGGTGTTGCTGTATTAAAAGTTTGGTAGAAGGAAACCGAATCAGTGAGAGTTTGGGCTAAATCTGGCTTGGCTGATGAAGCAACTGACTGCGAAATTAACATAGAATCTGCACAAGCTGGAGTTATTTAGCAGATAATAAATCAGAGATAATTTTGTTAGAAGCAGCAGATAGAAAGATAAGGGTAAACTGACCTTGTGCATGATTAGTATGGGCCTGGAATAAATTTGGTAATGGCACTGTCCAAGACAGGTAAACCTGTTTTTGCAGCTCGGAAAAATGGACGACATCAAATATGAGATTGCCGGTATGACGGAGAAGCAATATATCATGTCTGTTAGTAATGTTGTCACGGCAATATTCATCCCAGCCTTGTTCAAATGAACGTTCACCAACCACAATAGGCCATTTATAAATTCCATGCCTGAGAATAATTGCGTTGCGTTGGTGCTGAGTAAGCAATAGTCTGAATTCAGCAGGCAGAATCTGCGTTTTGAGGAGTGGAAAATAGAAATGTCAAATGAAGTTATATAACTGGACAGCACATGGCTAACAAATATTTTCCATCATATAGAAGAAAATTAAACCTCTCCTCTGTGATTGCATTTCAGTAGAAAACAACAGGGGATCGAGCTGGTAGTTGTCAATTCATAGGTAGACGAACCTCCCGCCATTGATCTAATTCGACAAgataattaaagaaaaatgtgaaagatGTAATTATATGAGGGCAAAGAAAATAACTGAATGCTATAGATGATTTGAGAGAAGCAAGTACGGAACTTAACTTGTAGTGCTCTGCTGGGATGTATGATTTATTGAAGTAGTTATATATAAACAATCGATGGCTAatagttttttaaaaaagtgaatttctGTATAGGTAAGCTGGCGTTTATTTGTTGACAGTTAAGGGCATTAATGATTTGGCACATCAAAGATGCAGAACTGGTTAATAATAAAAGAAGTTAATGCAGAGAAAGTCCAGTGATTGTTACCACTGTGCATCTATTTTATTCACTGTGTTTCAAATGAAGCAAGGGTATACACAGTTCTGGCCGAGGGAAAAAGTTGTGCCTCTGGAAATGAATTTAAGCCTGCACAGCTACACAATTTAAAGCTAATGGATACACGAAGTGTGAGCTTTAGCTTCAGAGTAAGAGGAACTCATAATAGTAGGTATGATATTTAGTAAGAGAGCTATGTGCAGGGGAAAGCTTGAACAGGTTTTGATAAAGGTGTTGTGCAAAATTTGGTGTATAACAGCTAGCAGATTCAGTAGAAGGTTAGTTAATGAGGTGAATAGAGCAGAAGGTGAATTTAAAGGCTACTGTAACAAGCACATAATAGtcataaaccatcaattcaaaTACATAGCTGGTGCTGATTGCAGGTCATCAGCAAACGTAAAAGGTAGCAGATAAAAAACAGTCTAAGGGGTATCTATGAACAAAAGTACATGTTTCATTAATATAACAGCTAGCAGATTCAGTAGAAGGTTAGTTACTGAGGTGAATAGAGCAGAAGGTGAATTTAAAGGCTACTGTAACAAGCACATAATAGtcataaatcatcaattcaaaTACATAGCTGGTGCTGATTGCAGGTCATCAGCAAACGTAAAAGGCAGCAGATCAAAAACAGTCTAAGGGGTATCTATGAACAAAAGTACATGTTTCATTAATACATCAATGATCCTTCCAGGAATGCATAGGGAACTTTGCAAAAATATATGATAGTATGGTAGGCATAGAACCTAAGAATTAGGTGGACAAAAGACCCAACAGTAACAAGTCAGTTGGTTTTTTGCTTCTTGGTAGAGCTGCACTCTGCATTTTcatcctcatttgcttcagtgCTTTGTGTTCCATCAAACCTTTCAGAAAGGCGAACACAAACCTTTGAACGAACACTATTCTCCTCTGcgattatattttttttgatttgtcatattatttatttggagtaaaatagaaatgcaaaacTAAAAACCAGATGTTTGTGAGTTACCTGGAGTTGCGAGCTGTATAGTGCCGGATTCTTTGCTAGGAAAGGGAGAGTGACAATTCTTAGTCTTTGAGAAATCAAGTGGTATCTTGAACCTCGAGTGAGCCGTCCTTCCGCTAGGAAGGATCGATGCTGCAATTCCAGACGTTGCTACTGCAAGTGCAACATGGTTCTGTGATCGCAAAGTTGCGAGAAGTGCCCGATACAAAAACGTTTTGCCTGTGCCGCCGGGGCCATCAACGAAAAATGCTTGGCCTTCTAAGGAAGAACATGCTTTTATGATTAGATCATAGGCATGTTTTTGGTCAGAATTTAACATCTGAGGCAACAACAGGTCATCGGGTGTTACCACTAAGTTCCTTTCAGTTTCAATCTCCTTTGTCAACCTCTCAGTGTACCTAGGTGAAAGCTCATCAGAGACAAAGTGAAAATCAGCAATGCTTTTGCCCATTTGTTCTAGTAAGGTGTTAATATCTTGCAAAACTTTTCTTCTAATTTCAGGAGAAGAAAGGGCATCGAATGGCTGCTGGTAATGATAGTCAGCAGAAAGCTCAGGTTCAAATTTTTCCCAAAGTGATCTAGGATCTGTTGGAGAACAATACACAAGGAGAGTGGCAAACAATAACCTCAATGAGCACGGCATCTGGAATGCCACTGCTTCCTGTAGCGTCTCGTCTATATACGTATCGGACTGCAAAAGGCCGAGGACCAAAGCAGCTTCTCTAAACGAAGCTAATCTCTGGTCATTAACAGTCAAAAGGTCTTCAAAAGAGGTCGGCCCAGCAATGTGCGTCAAAAGCAACCTCAAATAATACCTCTCTCCTTCCCTTGGACTAATAGTCACCATCCGACCAATCACCTTTCGACGCTTTCTTTCAGTCCACTCTTTATATTTAGCAGACCAAACAAAATGTTCAGGAAAATCTCTGTACAagcatttcaaattttgtgCTGTAGGATTTGTTCTATTCATGTGGAAAAACTGAGTTAACATCGTCTTAAAAAAGTCAATTTTACTCAGTAATTGCACCAAGTCAGAGCTCTTGTCAAACGAAATGAATTGCTGGTCCGGAAGGTGAACCTGGAGGGTGTAAACTGCAGGGGTCATTTCATTGAGTCTAAATTCATAAATGCGCCAAAAAGCTTCCGGAGGTGAAACCCATCGACCTTTTTGAAAGTCTTTTATTTCATCTATATCATCTGTTGGTTCACCCGATATAATCCTAAAGCTCAGCTGATCGTGTCCTTTGAAAACATACTTATACAAGTACTTTACAAGTTTAAGAGTAGAACAGATTTCCACGTTGATGTGGCAATCAAATAAAGCAAGCAGGTAAGGGTTGTAAGGCACAACCCACCTATTATCAAGAGTAAATCTACGAACTCTGATTCTCTTGCCATCATCTCTTCTCCTATAATACGGATAGGTATCTTCATTTGAGCACAAAAGTTCTTTGGATACCGATTTTTGCACGTTCCATCTCTCATACAAGGACAAGACGGATCCATGGCTCCACAAGGACCATGGATCATATGCTTCACAACAAGAGAATATAAGTGAGGATACCGGTCTTTGTCGGGCAACTCAGCACAAACTACTTTGTCATACGACTCTGGATTAAGTAGTTTATGACCAGGTTTTAAGATCAGTAATAAATGGGCATGAGGAAAGCCTCGCTTCTGAAACTCAATCACGTAGACACACGCTGCAACCTCGCCAAAGATTTTTTTATTGAGAATTTCTGCTTTTAGCATTTCAAACTTGGCCCTAAAAACTCTAGCGAAAAGGTCTGGCCGATCCTGAGGCTTTTCATGGTATTTCAAATTCTCCTGTATTTCCTTCCACGCTGGATTACACGTCATTGTAAGAAAAATATCTGGTTTTCCATATTTTTGTACCAGTGCCATCGCATCAAGGTAACGACGCCTCATATCTCTCGGACCACCTATAAAAGAAGCTGGAAGAAAGACCTTACGACCAACTTTAGAAGCAGCAGTTTGGCCAACAGAAATACTGTCAAGAACTCCTTGTAGAATTTCAGAACGTATCCTGGTTTGCCGATGCCTATGAAAGTCTAGCCTACATGTTTCAATTTTGACGTAAGCATCAACCGAAAATTGCTGCAGCAACCTAAGAG
This portion of the Coffea eugenioides isolate CCC68of chromosome 11, Ceug_1.0, whole genome shotgun sequence genome encodes:
- the LOC113752100 gene encoding uncharacterized protein LOC113752100, coding for MDRNAMRRKKYAEMPPLKKAELLHSRRQARAAKKAEKTLTPRVRKVPLGYVETGVSFPNTDHMPCHSGGPAPVHSQLLGSTDPVLPPDTAFAISQGLEFMSRRPPGSFSGDTSSSQSVNNAHPEVILASFPLNSPIINSEQSAQKKKSCRTNSLSAGTSDSTLEPPSTDIFPPCRREASRCGPTPGCLKRKKRKVVPPADPSISRSRPKKRTPPESVNKQTSAVKRSSARSTLSRLSNIPDAPLILPDAPNCEHCGAKRFHLEPPSFCCSGGEISIVAPPMPYDLKRLFIGNDEESNQFRNNVRTYNNNLGFTSFAAKYDSELTKNAKGVYTFRVQGQVYHFLDGLIQLGDRPSGIQLYFFDTDEELTKRLGNSDKLRESTLKLLMRVLSNNPYARFFKGLRDVPNLDNLNIVLNCYPSLDQRVYNLPSTSQVAAIWTESEDQSSDRRAHIQVYSRSSGSHRIQHYYGCYDALQYPLLFPRGECGWHHGIKRLCKRKRGGDACEDEINIDPASVNSPSELINLEQRAADRGKAEEDTVSAREYYCYRFQIRDNDDSMLLHALRLLQQFSVDAYVKIETCRLDFHRHRQTRIRSEILQGVLDSISVGQTAASKVGRKVFLPASFIGGPRDMRRRYLDAMALVQKYGKPDIFLTMTCNPAWKEIQENLKYHEKPQDRPDLFARVFRAKFEMLKAEILNKKIFGEVAACVYVIEFQKRGFPHAHLLLILKPGHKLLNPESYDKVVCAELPDKDRRRDDGKRIRVRRFTLDNRWVVPYNPYLLALFDCHINVEICSTLKLVKYLYKYVFKGHDQLSFRIISGEPTDDIDEIKDFQKGRWVSPPEAFWRIYEFRLNEMTPAVYTLQVHLPDQQFISFDKSSDLVQLLSKIDFFKTMLTQFFHMNRTNPTAQNLKCLYRDFPEHFVWSAKYKEWTERKRRKVIGRMVTISPREGERYYLRLLLTHIAGPTSFEDLLTVNDQRLASFREAALVLGLLQSDTYIDETLQEAVAFQMPCSLRLLFATLLVYCSPTDPRSLWEKFEPELSADYHYQQPFDALSSPEIRRKVLQDINTLLEQMGKSIADFHFVSDELSPRYTERLTKEIETERNLVVTPDDLLLPQMLNSDQKHAYDLIIKACSSLEGQAFFVDGPGGTGKTFLYRALLATLRSQNHVALAVATSGIAASILPSGRTAHSRFKIPLDFSKTKNCHSPFPSKESGTIQLATPEENSVRSKVCVRLSERFDGTQSTEANEDENAECSSTKKQKTN